The Saccharomonospora cyanea NA-134 genome includes a region encoding these proteins:
- a CDS encoding acyltransferase family protein, giving the protein MIRVVAILLVMIGHFTGVASDIPGIEPYPLRIDLRFGTITLLVLSGYFIGPTLRRGAPGRWFRARLARLLPAYLAAVLLVYAVSRYAVVRFNGGAHQDGLSGLLFLDPVMPLEPAPDALPTWHVPDLNDLLLHVFLLHEWNPDGWHRIDGSYWTMPVQVAAFAVAALLWRGGVHRRVGMPAVLWSAMAVSAVARVVRDFAGVLPAATGMLHAYLFAAGVAIWLWQQRRLSSAQLGALLATALVIQCFHGPWPAVLGFALVLGAMCAAARGPDWDVRGTRLLRRPVSWLAGISYCLYLVHQQLGYVIARGLSEAGVSPWWLRLAMVAGAALVLGWLLTVGVERPAYGRLVQRDAPVVACSTRPVGSRDARGTFVGGPP; this is encoded by the coding sequence GTGATCCGGGTCGTGGCCATCCTGCTGGTGATGATCGGCCACTTCACCGGGGTCGCGTCGGATATCCCCGGTATCGAGCCGTATCCCCTGCGGATCGACCTCCGCTTCGGAACGATCACCCTGCTCGTGCTCTCGGGATACTTCATCGGCCCGACCCTCCGGCGCGGCGCGCCGGGCCGGTGGTTCCGCGCGCGCCTGGCCCGTCTGCTGCCCGCCTACCTAGCGGCCGTGCTCCTGGTCTACGCGGTGTCGCGGTACGCGGTCGTGCGGTTCAACGGGGGAGCGCACCAGGACGGGTTGTCGGGACTGTTGTTCCTCGACCCGGTCATGCCACTGGAGCCCGCGCCGGACGCCCTTCCCACCTGGCACGTGCCGGACCTGAACGACCTCCTGCTGCACGTGTTCCTGTTGCACGAGTGGAACCCCGACGGTTGGCACAGGATCGACGGGTCGTACTGGACCATGCCGGTGCAGGTGGCAGCGTTCGCGGTGGCCGCACTGCTGTGGCGCGGTGGAGTGCACCGGCGGGTGGGGATGCCCGCGGTGCTGTGGTCGGCGATGGCGGTGTCCGCGGTGGCGCGCGTCGTGCGGGATTTCGCCGGGGTGCTGCCCGCCGCGACGGGGATGCTCCACGCGTATCTCTTCGCCGCCGGGGTGGCGATCTGGCTGTGGCAGCAACGCAGGCTCTCCTCTGCCCAGCTCGGCGCGCTGCTGGCGACCGCCCTGGTGATCCAATGCTTCCACGGCCCATGGCCCGCGGTGCTTGGGTTCGCTCTCGTGCTCGGGGCGATGTGTGCGGCGGCTCGCGGTCCCGACTGGGACGTCCGGGGAACGCGCCTGCTGCGCCGCCCCGTCTCCTGGCTGGCCGGCATCAGCTACTGCCTGTACCTCGTTCACCAGCAACTCGGCTACGTCATCGCCCGGGGGCTGTCCGAGGCCGGTGTCTCGCCGTGGTGGTTACGCTTGGCGATGGTGGCCGGGGCCGCTCTGGTGCTGGGCTGGCTCCTGACCGTCGGCGTCGAGCGTCCGGCGTACGGCAGGCTCGTCCAGCGGGACGCGCCCGTTGTGGCGTGCTCCACGCGACCGGTCGGCTCGCGCGACGCTCGCGGCACTTTTGTCGGGGGTCCGCCCTAG
- a CDS encoding MBL fold metallo-hydrolase, whose translation MNVTEDYTGHVEPGGAAAVRTLDALTITKVSVGSLDNNAYLLVCRATSEALVIDAASDFERLSDLIGHGPDRPSLRTIVTTHQHADHWQALGALAGAYGADTVVHPADADPLPVPPDILVEHGDTVTVGEVTLEVIHLRGHTPGSIALLYRDPQGHPHLFTGDSLFPGGVGKTTSSADFTSLMDDVEQRIFDRLPDETWFYPGHGDDSTLGAERPHLGEWRARGW comes from the coding sequence GTGAACGTCACCGAGGACTACACCGGCCACGTCGAACCCGGTGGTGCCGCAGCCGTACGCACGCTCGACGCGCTGACCATCACGAAGGTGTCGGTCGGCTCCCTGGACAACAACGCCTACCTGCTGGTGTGCCGTGCCACCAGCGAGGCCCTCGTCATCGACGCCGCGAGCGACTTCGAACGGCTGTCCGACCTCATCGGGCACGGCCCCGACCGCCCGTCGCTGCGTACGATCGTCACGACCCACCAGCACGCCGACCACTGGCAGGCACTGGGCGCGCTGGCCGGCGCCTACGGGGCCGACACCGTGGTCCATCCCGCCGACGCCGACCCGCTGCCCGTTCCGCCGGACATCCTCGTCGAGCACGGTGACACTGTGACCGTCGGCGAGGTCACGCTGGAGGTCATCCACCTGCGCGGCCACACTCCCGGCTCGATCGCGTTGCTCTACCGCGACCCGCAGGGACACCCGCACCTGTTCACCGGCGATTCGCTCTTCCCCGGCGGCGTCGGCAAGACCACGTCGTCCGCGGACTTCACCTCGCTCATGGACGACGTGGAGCAGCGGATCTTCGACCGGCTGCCGGACGAGACGTGGTTCTACCCCGGACACGGGGACGACTCGACGCTCGGAGCGGAACGCCCCCACCTCGGCGAATGGCGTGCGAGGGGCTGGTGA
- a CDS encoding SRPBCC domain-containing protein, with the protein MEGPRWTTPRTPPTADGHCASPAASPFPEKVWHALTDPEHLSRWYPSRWRNWNRGPEGPSASRNAAAGRPRRTMATVVCSPSPHVR; encoded by the coding sequence GTGGAGGGTCCCCGGTGGACGACACCCCGCACCCCGCCGACGGCAGATGGACACTGCGCTTCACCCGCCGCCTCCCCGTTCCCGGAGAAGGTGTGGCACGCCCTCACGGACCCCGAGCACCTGAGCCGGTGGTACCCCTCCCGGTGGCGGAACTGGAACCGCGGGCCGGAGGGGCCGTCCGCTTCCCGGAATGCGGCAGCGGGCAGGCCACGGCGGACGATGGCGACGGTCGTCTGCTCGCCTTCACCGCACGTTCGGTGA
- a CDS encoding NUDIX hydrolase translates to MIDSVSWVLVRGRRLLAVRTRGKDKFYLPGGKREAGESDVECLCREIGEELGVDLEPRSFSLFSVLDELADGYSDGRRVHMTAYTARYGGRLRPGREIAELAWLSSADTHRCPPAGRRVLGILAERGEID, encoded by the coding sequence GTGATCGACAGTGTGTCCTGGGTACTCGTTCGAGGAAGGCGGCTCCTGGCCGTGAGAACCCGGGGCAAGGACAAGTTCTACCTCCCCGGCGGTAAGCGGGAGGCAGGCGAAAGTGACGTCGAGTGCCTGTGCCGGGAGATCGGGGAGGAACTGGGGGTTGACCTCGAACCGCGCAGCTTCAGCCTGTTCTCGGTGCTGGACGAACTCGCCGATGGCTACTCCGACGGGCGCAGGGTGCACATGACCGCCTACACCGCCCGGTACGGCGGCCGGCTGCGTCCGGGCCGCGAGATCGCCGAGCTGGCGTGGCTGAGTTCGGCGGACACCCATCGCTGTCCGCCCGCCGGGCGGCGGGTCCTCGGCATCCTCGCCGAACGCGGGGAGATCGACTGA
- a CDS encoding MerR family transcriptional regulator produces the protein MTTIALKNVLAKAGLKVDPSEFLALVEDAAKRLTPPSPNPSHYFSADQRAALEEVGLDLAPESDDDRDYRARTVAAHAVLADSALTVGEAASLLGVDDSRIRHRLKEGRLTGWKAPGWRLPAWQFTPSGVLPGLDVVLRAVPADQPALVVAAFMSTPQTDLVINGRPATPRQWLLAGGDPEPVAELVSVLGTPV, from the coding sequence ATGACGACCATCGCTCTCAAGAACGTTCTCGCCAAGGCGGGGCTCAAAGTCGACCCCTCCGAGTTCTTGGCGCTGGTCGAGGACGCGGCCAAGCGCCTGACGCCCCCGAGTCCGAACCCGTCGCACTACTTCTCGGCCGACCAGCGAGCGGCTCTTGAGGAAGTGGGGCTCGATCTGGCCCCGGAGAGTGACGACGACCGGGACTACCGGGCCAGGACGGTGGCCGCGCACGCGGTGCTCGCGGATTCCGCACTCACCGTCGGCGAAGCGGCATCGCTGCTGGGAGTCGACGACAGCCGTATCCGGCACCGGCTGAAGGAAGGACGACTCACCGGTTGGAAGGCTCCGGGTTGGCGGCTGCCCGCATGGCAGTTCACACCCAGTGGAGTGCTGCCGGGACTCGACGTCGTCCTGCGCGCCGTGCCCGCCGACCAGCCCGCGCTGGTGGTCGCGGCGTTCATGAGTACGCCGCAGACCGACTTGGTGATCAACGGTAGGCCGGCCACTCCGAGACAATGGCTGCTCGCAGGCGGCGACCCCGAGCCGGTGGCCGAACTGGTCTCCGTGCTCGGCACCCCCGTCTGA
- a CDS encoding RES family NAD+ phosphorylase, with the protein MARLPRPPSRAVLVNALRPTEDIVAVHPNTRLVRVYTAHGRHPQQWDTFRYTGPLPHGRFDPQQPRHGEMVTDPRNGVLYFGLSVRTSVAEVYQTTSTVDRKTRGPHLVVVRPARTLRLLDLCGLWPTRVGASQEISSGPKKITQAWARAIRSAYRDLDGVWYRSSMDAGEPAVCLWDPPAGGALPSVPDVLLPLDHPGLDVPLSRVCEELNYVLVN; encoded by the coding sequence ATGGCAAGACTGCCCCGGCCGCCGTCGCGGGCCGTACTGGTCAACGCGCTGCGCCCAACCGAGGACATCGTCGCCGTACACCCGAACACCCGGCTGGTCCGCGTGTACACCGCCCACGGCAGGCATCCGCAACAGTGGGACACCTTCCGCTACACGGGACCACTGCCGCACGGACGGTTCGACCCTCAGCAGCCCCGGCACGGCGAGATGGTCACCGACCCCCGCAACGGAGTGTTGTACTTCGGGCTGTCGGTGCGTACGAGCGTGGCCGAGGTGTACCAGACGACGTCGACGGTCGACCGCAAGACCCGGGGTCCGCACCTCGTGGTCGTGCGCCCTGCCCGCACGTTGCGTCTGCTCGACCTGTGTGGCCTGTGGCCGACCCGGGTCGGCGCCTCGCAGGAGATCTCCAGCGGCCCGAAGAAGATCACCCAGGCATGGGCGCGGGCGATTCGCTCCGCCTACCGCGACCTCGACGGTGTCTGGTACCGATCGTCGATGGACGCGGGCGAACCCGCGGTGTGCCTGTGGGACCCGCCCGCGGGAGGCGCGTTGCCGTCCGTTCCCGACGTCCTGCTCCCCCTCGACCACCCGGGACTGGACGTACCGTTGTCCCGGGTGTGCGAGGAGCTGAACTACGTGTTGGTCAACTGA
- a CDS encoding S9 family peptidase, translated as MRPTDLGRTAVPGRPALRGELLLTAVARPDPDTDTYRSSLVRIDSGETTPWTHGERDTAPAISPDGRWVAFLRATGTDAPQLYVMPSSGGESRRLTHLPLGAGAPVWAPDSRRIAFTARVPEPGRYGTAVDSGGEVLSAERERPRRITRFDYRLDDEGFVRDRPRRLFVVDVETAGTAPSATEEPAPLTGAAVSVKDPAWTPDGTGVVVAAPRDWDARETQHQDLYVIPADGGEPELLVRCPGAAAHPVVADDGTVFFYGTAFDGFAAVARNTGLWATSLDTKAPPRRLTDVETVDCESAAGPPVPRRNDVLVAVRHRGAVELRGVPRDADGAVLDTLPLVTGDRAAVRSFAADGDRVAVVQAGPADTGEVLLVGADGSVRALTDFSAALREAGIRPVDEVTATAPDGYPVHGWVVTPEGEGPHPVLLVVHGGPFAQYDWGLFDEAQIYASAGYLVVLPNPRGSAGYGESHGRAIVGALGTVDADDVLALLDAVLERPDADADRVGVMGGSYGGFMTGWLAAHHGHRFRAAWSERAVNAWDSFTGSSDIGWWFASAYVGDDVEEQRRRSPLTYADRINIPFAIAHSEHDWRCPIEQAQRMFVAVKTAGCETELLLFPGEGHELTRSGRPRHRIQRFDAVLEWWQRHLPVS; from the coding sequence ATGCGCCCCACAGATCTCGGCCGTACGGCCGTTCCCGGTCGTCCGGCGTTGAGGGGCGAGCTGCTGCTGACGGCGGTGGCTCGCCCCGACCCGGACACCGACACCTATCGCAGTTCCCTTGTTCGGATCGACTCCGGTGAGACCACGCCGTGGACACACGGCGAGCGGGACACCGCCCCGGCGATCTCTCCCGACGGCCGGTGGGTCGCCTTCCTCCGGGCGACCGGCACGGACGCTCCGCAGCTGTACGTGATGCCGTCCTCGGGAGGTGAGTCACGCCGGCTCACCCACCTGCCGTTGGGCGCCGGAGCGCCGGTGTGGGCGCCGGATTCCCGGCGAATCGCGTTCACCGCCCGCGTCCCCGAGCCCGGCCGGTACGGCACCGCCGTCGACAGTGGTGGAGAGGTGCTGAGCGCCGAGCGCGAACGCCCTCGGCGCATCACCCGTTTCGACTACCGCCTCGACGACGAGGGCTTCGTCCGCGACCGGCCTCGCCGCCTTTTCGTCGTCGACGTCGAAACCGCTGGGACCGCGCCCTCCGCGACGGAGGAGCCCGCGCCGCTGACCGGTGCCGCGGTCTCCGTCAAGGACCCGGCCTGGACCCCGGACGGCACCGGTGTGGTGGTCGCCGCGCCGCGGGACTGGGACGCCCGGGAGACGCAGCACCAGGACCTCTACGTGATCCCCGCCGACGGTGGTGAACCCGAGCTGCTCGTGCGGTGTCCGGGTGCTGCGGCGCATCCGGTGGTGGCCGACGACGGCACGGTGTTCTTCTACGGCACCGCGTTCGACGGCTTCGCCGCCGTCGCACGCAACACGGGTCTCTGGGCCACGTCCCTCGACACGAAGGCGCCACCTCGCAGGCTGACCGACGTGGAGACGGTCGACTGCGAGAGCGCGGCGGGGCCGCCCGTGCCACGACGGAACGACGTGCTGGTCGCCGTACGTCACCGCGGAGCCGTGGAGCTGCGCGGTGTGCCGCGCGACGCGGACGGCGCCGTCCTCGACACCCTGCCGCTGGTGACGGGGGATCGGGCCGCAGTGCGGTCCTTCGCAGCCGACGGAGACCGGGTCGCGGTCGTACAGGCCGGTCCCGCCGACACGGGAGAGGTCCTCCTCGTCGGCGCCGACGGTTCCGTGCGCGCGCTCACCGACTTCTCCGCCGCCCTGCGCGAGGCAGGCATCAGGCCCGTCGACGAGGTGACCGCCACGGCACCCGACGGCTACCCCGTTCACGGCTGGGTGGTGACGCCAGAGGGCGAGGGCCCGCACCCCGTGCTGCTGGTGGTGCACGGAGGCCCCTTCGCCCAGTACGACTGGGGACTGTTCGACGAGGCACAGATCTATGCCTCCGCGGGCTACCTGGTGGTGCTGCCCAACCCGCGTGGCTCCGCGGGATACGGCGAGTCGCACGGGCGCGCGATCGTGGGCGCGCTCGGCACGGTGGACGCCGACGACGTGCTCGCCCTGCTGGACGCCGTGTTGGAACGGCCGGACGCCGACGCCGACCGCGTCGGTGTGATGGGCGGCTCCTACGGCGGTTTCATGACCGGCTGGCTCGCCGCTCACCACGGGCACCGGTTCCGGGCCGCGTGGAGCGAGCGCGCCGTCAACGCGTGGGACTCGTTCACGGGCAGCTCGGACATCGGCTGGTGGTTCGCAAGCGCCTATGTGGGCGACGACGTCGAGGAGCAGCGCAGGCGTAGTCCTCTCACCTATGCCGACCGCATCAACATTCCGTTCGCGATCGCGCACTCCGAACACGACTGGCGCTGCCCGATCGAACAGGCTCAGCGCATGTTCGTGGCGGTGAAGACCGCCGGCTGCGAGACGGAACTGCTCCTCTTCCCCGGTGAGGGTCACGAGCTGACCCGTTCCGGACGTCCCCGCCACCGGATCCAGCGGTTCGACGCCGTACTGGAGTGGTGGCAGCGGCACCTGCCAGTCAGTTGA
- a CDS encoding TerC family protein, whose amino-acid sequence MSVPVWVWIATVGGLLVLIAVDLVIVDRKPHQVTTGEAARWVIFYVSCAVLFGIGVWVLAGHDPGVEFFTGYITEYSLSVDNLFIFMVIMASFRVPSIHQHRVLLIGILLALVMRAAFIAVGAALIAQFVWVFFVFGGFLIWTAVNMVKQKDEDEEYTENALTRLVRKLFPVTPDYVGHKMLVKQDGRRYLTPMFVVIVAIGSADLLFAVDSIPAIFGITQEAYLVFTANAFALMGLRQLYFLLGGLVAKLVYLSYGLAVILGFIGVKLVLHALHEYHVTPAWLEINNWMSLGVIVAVLTITTVASLRKAKRDPNAVSKINLQVEAAEEGEREPSRDG is encoded by the coding sequence ATGAGCGTGCCCGTATGGGTGTGGATCGCCACGGTGGGAGGCCTGCTCGTCCTCATCGCGGTCGACCTGGTGATCGTCGACCGGAAGCCGCACCAGGTCACCACGGGTGAGGCGGCCAGGTGGGTGATCTTCTACGTCTCCTGCGCCGTGTTGTTCGGCATAGGGGTGTGGGTTCTGGCCGGGCACGACCCGGGCGTCGAGTTCTTCACCGGCTACATCACCGAGTACTCGTTGTCGGTCGACAACCTGTTCATCTTCATGGTGATCATGGCGTCGTTCCGGGTGCCGTCGATCCACCAGCACCGGGTGCTGTTGATCGGCATCCTGCTGGCGCTGGTGATGCGGGCGGCGTTCATCGCCGTCGGCGCCGCGCTGATCGCCCAGTTCGTGTGGGTGTTCTTCGTCTTCGGCGGTTTCCTCATCTGGACCGCGGTCAACATGGTCAAGCAGAAGGACGAGGACGAGGAGTACACCGAGAACGCGTTGACGCGGCTGGTGCGCAAGCTCTTCCCGGTGACGCCGGACTACGTCGGGCACAAGATGCTCGTCAAGCAGGACGGCAGGCGGTACCTCACCCCGATGTTCGTGGTGATCGTGGCCATCGGCAGCGCCGACCTGCTGTTCGCCGTCGACTCCATTCCGGCGATCTTCGGCATCACGCAGGAGGCGTACCTCGTGTTCACGGCGAACGCGTTCGCGCTCATGGGACTGCGGCAGCTGTACTTCCTGCTGGGCGGACTCGTGGCCAAGCTGGTCTACCTGTCGTACGGGCTCGCGGTCATCCTCGGCTTCATCGGTGTGAAGCTCGTACTGCACGCGCTGCACGAGTACCACGTCACCCCCGCCTGGCTGGAGATCAACAACTGGATGTCCCTCGGGGTGATCGTGGCGGTGCTGACCATCACCACGGTCGCGAGTCTCAGGAAGGCGAAGCGCGACCCGAACGCCGTCAGCAAGATCAACCTGCAGGTGGAAGCGGCCGAGGAAGGGGAGCGGGAGCCCTCCCGAGACGGGTGA
- a CDS encoding alpha/beta fold hydrolase, protein MPRGKRARLFTLLAVAAVLVGGVLVWVDTDDQQPGYTTNEAVIDVAAAPGSDDRVQLDSTMYVPEETPAPAVLLPHGFGGDKNSVTREATELAERGFVVLTYSARGFGRSTGRIALNDPDHEIADASQLVDYLAGRPEVLLDGDGDPRVGVTGASYGGAVALLLAGTDDRVDVIAPVMTYNDLGQALLPNAATGEPVDARTPAPGAFSEGGVFKQAWAGTLFSAGLGPALPSGPGVEALEPGDDPEENEDAALAPGAGEATLPVPGQRLPAGDTGSGACGRFTEEVCAAYTDVATDGVAGEETQALLRHVSPVSVTDRITVPTLLVQGTADTLFGLDQADANARQITDAGGEVSVIWYTGGHDGGVPGSQLRDTIADFLLHHLTGEGEDPGIPFAYDVQGALRTNGAPSVRTVEADAYPGLNSEPTERRQITLAGSEQVAQRPPGATPAGVSGLPGLNRIVANSSRLSGLFTIDPPGQSATFTSEPMDSQVLVTGAPTVTLNVAAASDAARGQDAVLFVKLYDVNPNGSRSLPGSAVAPVRIPSLPSDGSPVEVTVTLPGVVRPLEAGHSLQLVVATTDQAYATPTEPAAYRISLAGDSAVSVPLVPGTTMTSGWPTAQLLGIGGVLVAAALVAVVAAIRRRRSHQVDPELVDTPLVIRNLTKSYPGGLTAVKDLSFRVERGQVLGLLGPNGAGKTTTLRMLMGLIQPTGGDITVFGRAISPGAPVLSRIGSFVEGSGFLPHLSGAANLELYWAATGRPAEQARFEEALEIAGLGDAVHRRVRTYSQGMRQRLAIAQAMLGLPDLLVLDEPTNGLDPPQIHQMREVLRRYAATGRTVVVSSHLLAEVEQTCTHVVVMHRGTLVASGEVSDIVSAGGEATFRVDNPEAAVKALQETDGVVSARADVDVVHADLDGMPRSEAVAALVRAGVAVEQAGPRRRLEDAFLQLVGEGEHER, encoded by the coding sequence ATGCCTCGCGGCAAACGCGCGCGTCTGTTCACGCTGTTGGCCGTGGCCGCTGTCCTGGTCGGCGGTGTGCTGGTGTGGGTCGACACCGATGACCAGCAACCCGGCTACACCACCAACGAGGCGGTCATCGACGTGGCCGCCGCGCCGGGCTCCGACGACCGCGTGCAACTCGACTCCACGATGTACGTGCCCGAAGAGACGCCCGCACCCGCTGTGCTGCTGCCACACGGCTTCGGCGGTGACAAGAACAGCGTCACCCGCGAGGCCACGGAACTGGCCGAGCGCGGTTTCGTCGTGCTGACGTACTCGGCGAGGGGGTTCGGCCGCAGCACGGGGCGGATCGCCCTGAACGACCCGGACCACGAGATCGCCGACGCCTCACAACTCGTGGACTACCTGGCAGGCCGGCCCGAGGTGCTGCTCGACGGGGACGGTGATCCCCGCGTCGGTGTCACCGGTGCGTCCTACGGTGGCGCGGTCGCCCTGTTGCTCGCGGGCACCGACGACAGGGTCGACGTCATCGCCCCCGTGATGACCTACAACGACCTGGGGCAGGCGCTGCTGCCCAACGCCGCGACGGGGGAGCCGGTCGACGCCCGCACTCCCGCACCGGGCGCCTTCTCCGAAGGCGGGGTCTTCAAACAGGCATGGGCGGGCACGTTGTTCTCGGCCGGGCTCGGGCCCGCGCTGCCCTCCGGCCCCGGTGTGGAAGCACTGGAGCCGGGCGACGATCCCGAGGAGAACGAGGACGCCGCGTTGGCTCCGGGCGCAGGGGAAGCGACCCTTCCCGTGCCCGGGCAACGCCTCCCTGCCGGGGACACCGGTTCGGGTGCGTGCGGCCGTTTCACCGAGGAGGTGTGTGCGGCCTACACCGACGTGGCCACCGACGGCGTCGCCGGCGAGGAGACACAGGCCCTCCTTCGGCACGTGTCACCGGTGTCGGTCACCGACCGCATCACCGTGCCGACGTTGCTGGTCCAGGGCACCGCGGACACTCTTTTCGGGCTCGACCAGGCCGATGCCAACGCCCGGCAGATCACCGACGCCGGCGGGGAGGTGTCCGTGATCTGGTACACGGGCGGCCACGACGGCGGGGTGCCCGGCTCACAACTGCGCGACACCATCGCCGACTTCCTCCTCCACCACCTCACCGGTGAGGGAGAGGACCCCGGTATCCCGTTCGCCTACGACGTGCAGGGCGCGCTGCGCACCAACGGCGCCCCGTCCGTGCGTACCGTCGAGGCCGACGCGTACCCGGGGCTGAACTCCGAGCCGACCGAGAGACGGCAGATCACACTCGCCGGGAGTGAGCAGGTGGCGCAGCGCCCACCGGGTGCCACACCCGCCGGTGTCAGCGGTCTTCCCGGCCTGAACCGTATCGTGGCCAACTCGTCACGGCTGTCCGGACTCTTCACCATCGACCCACCGGGCCAATCGGCCACCTTCACTTCGGAACCGATGGACTCCCAGGTGCTGGTCACGGGAGCGCCGACCGTGACGCTGAACGTCGCCGCCGCGTCCGACGCGGCACGGGGCCAGGACGCGGTGCTCTTCGTCAAGCTGTACGACGTCAATCCCAACGGATCGCGTAGCCTGCCCGGCAGCGCCGTCGCTCCCGTACGGATCCCCTCGCTACCCAGCGACGGGTCGCCGGTCGAGGTGACGGTCACCCTGCCCGGTGTCGTGCGCCCGCTCGAAGCGGGACACAGCCTCCAACTCGTGGTGGCCACCACCGACCAGGCCTATGCCACGCCGACGGAACCGGCGGCGTACCGAATCTCCCTGGCCGGCGACTCGGCTGTCTCCGTTCCGCTGGTGCCCGGCACCACGATGACGTCCGGTTGGCCCACCGCCCAACTGCTCGGCATCGGTGGTGTGCTCGTCGCGGCCGCCCTGGTGGCCGTCGTCGCGGCGATCCGGCGCAGGAGGTCGCACCAGGTAGACCCCGAGCTCGTCGACACACCTCTGGTGATCCGCAACCTGACCAAGTCCTATCCCGGTGGGTTGACCGCTGTGAAGGACCTGTCGTTCCGAGTGGAGCGCGGACAGGTGCTGGGGTTGCTCGGCCCCAACGGAGCGGGCAAGACCACGACACTGCGGATGCTGATGGGCCTCATCCAGCCGACCGGAGGGGACATCACGGTGTTCGGCCGCGCGATCTCGCCAGGCGCGCCGGTGCTGTCCCGGATCGGCTCCTTCGTCGAAGGTTCCGGTTTTCTGCCCCATCTGTCGGGCGCGGCGAACCTCGAACTGTACTGGGCGGCCACCGGACGCCCAGCCGAGCAGGCCCGGTTCGAGGAGGCCCTGGAGATCGCAGGACTCGGCGACGCCGTCCACCGGCGAGTGCGTACCTACAGCCAGGGCATGCGGCAACGGCTCGCCATCGCCCAAGCCATGCTCGGCTTGCCCGACCTGCTCGTACTCGACGAACCCACCAACGGGCTCGACCCGCCACAGATCCACCAGATGCGTGAGGTGCTGCGCCGCTACGCGGCCACGGGGCGCACGGTGGTCGTGTCGAGCCATCTGCTCGCCGAGGTCGAACAGACGTGTACCCACGTCGTCGTCATGCACCGCGGAACACTGGTGGCCTCGGGAGAGGTCAGTGACATCGTGTCCGCGGGCGGGGAAGCCACGTTCCGTGTGGACAACCCGGAAGCCGCGGTGAAGGCCCTGCAGGAAACCGACGGCGTGGTGAGTGCGCGGGCCGACGTCGACGTGGTCCACGCCGACCTCGACGGCATGCCGCGGTCCGAAGCCGTGGCCGCCCTGGTACGGGCAGGTGTGGCGGTCGAACAAGCAGGCCCACGGCGCCGGTTGGAGGACGCGTTCCTCCAACTGGTCGGAGAAGGGGAGCACGAGCGATGA
- a CDS encoding ABC transporter permease gives MSKADKSGTRTDEGVHTDPAALDELSAAGSPSTEVGPDGGVVGYRPGRTLRLGVELRRQLRRRRTQLVLALVALLPVILVVALEIGDASPNRRSGGFIDLATASAPNFVVVAMLVSGSFLLPMIVALYFGDTVASEASWSSMKYLLAIPVPRHRLLRQKAVASALLSALTLVVLPLVALVVGVVWYGAGEAISPTGDSVSFGASVVAIALGTVYIIIQLSWVAALGLLLSVSTDAPLGAVGGTVLVAILSQILDQITTLGDLRDFLPTHFSFAWMDLIATDVDWTNMANGALSAVLYAAVFGLLAARRFATKDITS, from the coding sequence ATGAGCAAGGCCGACAAGTCCGGCACTCGCACGGACGAAGGCGTGCACACCGACCCGGCCGCGCTGGACGAACTCAGCGCGGCGGGCTCCCCCAGCACCGAAGTCGGTCCGGACGGCGGTGTGGTGGGGTACCGTCCCGGCAGGACGCTGCGGCTGGGTGTGGAACTGCGCAGGCAACTGCGCCGACGCCGCACCCAGCTGGTGCTCGCCCTCGTGGCGTTGTTGCCGGTCATCCTGGTGGTGGCACTCGAGATCGGCGACGCCAGTCCGAACCGCCGCTCCGGCGGGTTCATCGATCTGGCCACGGCCAGTGCGCCCAACTTCGTCGTGGTGGCGATGTTGGTGTCGGGGTCGTTCCTGTTGCCGATGATCGTCGCCCTGTACTTCGGCGACACGGTCGCCAGCGAGGCGTCGTGGTCGAGCATGAAGTACCTGCTCGCCATCCCGGTGCCCCGGCATCGGTTGTTGCGGCAGAAAGCCGTCGCCTCCGCGCTGCTGTCAGCTCTCACGCTCGTGGTACTTCCGCTGGTGGCGCTCGTCGTCGGCGTCGTGTGGTACGGCGCGGGAGAAGCGATCAGCCCTACGGGCGACTCCGTGTCGTTCGGTGCGAGCGTGGTCGCGATCGCGCTCGGCACGGTCTACATCATCATCCAGCTGTCCTGGGTGGCCGCGCTGGGCCTGCTGTTGAGCGTGTCCACCGATGCTCCTCTCGGAGCGGTCGGCGGTACCGTGCTGGTGGCGATCCTGTCCCAGATCCTCGATCAGATCACCACTCTCGGCGACCTGCGGGACTTCCTGCCGACCCACTTCTCGTTCGCCTGGATGGATCTGATCGCCACGGACGTCGACTGGACGAACATGGCGAACGGCGCCCTTTCGGCGGTCCTGTACGCGGCAGTGTTCGGTCTGCTCGCCGCGCGCCGTTTCGCGACGAAGGACATCACGAGCTGA